Genomic window (Toxotes jaculatrix isolate fToxJac2 chromosome 10, fToxJac2.pri, whole genome shotgun sequence):
AATATCTACAAGAGACTAATTATGATGGGACACTGTGTCACAGCATCCAGTACAGATCTGGAGACAAACGCTACATGTTAGTTGGACCCAGAATGAGTATAGGATCTACTATAGTCCCTGGCAGCCACGCGAATACACTAGTGCTTCCTGACAGGAGGAGAACATCTGAGGAGGTGAGtaaatatttgtatttgctGTTTAGAGTATTTCAAATATCACTTTCGTCATAACCGTCCTCAGCCATTGGGCTGAAATCGGATAGAAACTGAACCGACGTGAGGAACCTTCTCACTCATACTACTCCAAAGTATGAATTTTAGTAAAGATCAGTTTAAGATGTTGTATTATCACGTACATTCACAAGGTGGCAGTACCTTATCATTATAACGCCTAATAACGTCTCAGCGAAGGATACACGAGTCCCCCCATAATGCGTCCAGTCTGGTTAGACAACATTTAGCTGGCAGATTCGGAATGAGCGCACGGTGACTGTTTTCGTATTTTGTAAAGTATATTTCATTTCAAGtaattacatatattttttgCTGTGGTGGAGGCACGAATCTAGACAAGTGGAGAATGATGGACGCGTTCGGATTCGTACTCTTGCCTcaaaatatgaaacaaagaGGACGGGATTCATGGCGACCACGATCGTTGCTCGCCGGcttggttttgcttttatttttcagagcaGCCTCTGCACAACTGAGGTACTCCATAACTGAAGAACTCAAAGAAGGGAGTTTTGTTGGGAATATAGCTAAAGATTTGGGAATAGACCTGAACGTAATGAAGCAGAGGGGATTTCGTATTATGCCTGGCTCGAGTGAACCTCTTTTtaagataaatgaaaatgacGGTGTCCTTTACGCAAACCAAAAAATAGACCGAGAAGAGGTATGTAAGGATagcactgtgtgtgtaactAACCTTAAAACTGTTCTCGAAAACCCACTTGAAGTTCATTATGTCACCGTGGAGATAACAGATTTAAACGACCACTCTCCCACATttccagaaaaaacaaagaggctTGAGATCTCAGAGTCTGCGTTGCCAGGGGCACGATACCAGCTTCAAAATGCCCATGATCCGGATGGTGGCACAAACTCTGTCCAACAGTATAAAATTAGTCAGAATGACCATTTTCGTTTAGAGATTAAGGATCGAGGAAGAGATGGTAAAACTCCGATTTTACAGCTACAGAGACAGCTAGacagagaggccaaaagtagcCATACATTGGTGTTGACGGCTATAGATGGCGGAAACCCCCCCAAATCAGGCACAGTTGAAATATTCATAGATGTTCTAGATGTAAATGACAATATGCCAGTATTCACCAAGGACACATATTCAGCAGTGCTCGAGGAAAACGCCCCAATTGGAACAACAGTTATCCAGGTTAACGCAACCGATCTGGACGACGGTACAAACGGAGAAGTGGTTTATTCATTTGGCAGCGATGTAAAAGGTAAAATTCGAGAACTGTTTGATATCGACTCTGTTACTGGGGAGATCATTGTGAAAGGTCGTGTAGACTTTGAGGAACAAGACAGCTATGATATTGATATACAGGCCTCTGATAAGGGAAGTATTCCATTCAGAACTGATAAAAGCGTAATCATTAAAATTGGGGATACAAACGATAACTCTCCCGAGATAGAGGTGGCATCATTGTCAAGTGCAGTTTCCGAGGACTCTAGACCAGGAACAACCGTAGCGCTTATCAGCATTACCGATTTAGATTCTGGCATGAATGGAAAAATTATTAGCTTTTTGGCCGAGGACAACCCTTTTACATTAACTCCATCAATACAAGATAACATGTTTGCTGTCGTCACTAAATCACTGCTTGACAGGGAACAGCAATCAAGATATGATATTACAATAATCGCTAAAGACGCAGGTGAACCGGCCTTGACATCCGAAAAGACCATAAGCGTATTTGTGTCAGATACGAATGATAACAGTCCAGAGTTTTCACTGAGCCCCTACACGTTCTACATCACTGAAAATAACCCCCCAGgagcctctgtgttttctgtaagAGCGTCTGATCGTGACGAGGGAGATAATGCGCTTATTTCATATCATATTCTCAGGAATGCAGGTCATGAAAACAAAGTGACATCGTTTCTTAATATCAACTCAGAAACTGGAGACATTATGGCGCTgaaaagttttgactttgaaacactgaaaactttccAGTTCCACGTTGTTGCGTCAGATTCTGGAACTCCGTCACTGAGCAGCAACGTCACAGTCAACGTGTTCATTCTGGATCAGAACGACAACGCTCCAGTCATCCTCTATCCACTCAGCTCTAACGGTTCTGCTGAGGGTGTGGAGGAGATTCCCCGCAATGTCAACGCAGGACACTTGGTGACTAAAGTCAGAGCCTATGACGCTGATATAGGATATAACGGCTGGTTACtcttttcactgcaggaagTTACTGACCACAGTCTCTTTGCTTTGGACCGCTACACAGGACAGATCAGAACACTTCGctcattcacagagacagacgaggCTGAGCACAAACTGCTCGTGCTGGTCAAAGACAATGGCAACGTCTCACTCTCAGCAACAGCTACTGTCATTGTCAAAGTTGTGGAGCCCAAAGAGGCTTTTGCAGCTTCCGATGTTAAAACTTCAGCAAAAGTCGACGAGGATGATAACGTGACTTTTTACCTGATGATAACTTTGGGctcagtgtctgtgctttttctcatcagtatcattgtgcTGATTGCAATGCAGTGCTCAAAGTCCACTGACTATACTTCTAAATATCTACAAGAGACTAATTATGATGGGACACTGTGTCACAGCATCCAGTACAGAT
Coding sequences:
- the LOC121188176 gene encoding protocadherin alpha-3-like: MMDAFGFVLLPQNMKQRGRDSWRPRSLLAGLVLLLFFRAASAQLRYSITEELKEGSFVGNIAKDLGIDLNVMKQRGFRIMPGSSEPLFKINENDGVLYANQKIDREEVCKDSTVCVTNLKTVLENPLEVHYVTVEITDLNDHSPTFPEKTKRLEISESALPGARYQLQNAHDPDGGTNSVQQYKISQNDHFRLEIKDRGRDGKTPILQLQRQLDREAKSSHTLVLTAIDGGNPPKSGTVEIFIDVLDVNDNMPVFTKDTYSAVLEENAPIGTTVIQVNATDLDDGTNGEVVYSFGSDVKGKIRELFDIDSVTGEIIVKGRVDFEEQDSYDIDIQASDKGSIPFRTDKSVIIKIGDTNDNSPEIEVASLSSAVSEDSRPGTTVALISITDLDSGMNGKIISFLAEDNPFTLTPSIQDNMFAVVTKSLLDREQQSRYDITIIAKDAGEPALTSEKTISVFVSDTNDNSPEFSLSPYTFYITENNPPGASVFSVRASDRDEGDNALISYHILRNAGHENKVTSFLNINSETGDIMALKSFDFETLKTFQFHVVASDSGTPSLSSNVTVNVFILDQNDNAPVILYPLSSNGSAEGVEEIPRNVNAGHLVTKVRAYDADIGYNGWLLFSLQEVTDHSLFALDRYTGQIRTLRSFTETDEAEHKLLVLVKDNGNVSLSATATVIVKVVEPKEAFAASDVKTSAKVDEDDNVTFYLMITLGSVSVLFLISIIVLIAMQCSKSTDYTSKYLQETNYDGTLCHSIQYRSGDKRYMLVGPRMSIGSTIVPGSHANTLVLPDRRRTSEEVRTID